The following DNA comes from bacterium.
ATTTCTAAACTCCCGTGCTTCCAAACCCACCTTCGTTGCGGACGGTGGGGATTAATTCCTCAACGAGTTCGAATTCGCAGGAGTAAACTCGCGATATAATCATCTGAGCCACTCTATCGCCATTTTTTATTGTGACTTCCTCGTTGCCAAGATTGGCGAGAATAACTCTTACCTCACCCCTGTAATCGCTGTCTATTGTTCCCGGTGAGTTGAGCATTGCCAGTCCAAACCTAAGCGCTAACCCGCTTCTTGGACGGATTTGTGCTTCAAAACCCTCGGGCAACTCTATGATGAAACCTACAGGTATGGCTTTCCACTCTCCGGGGCGAAGAATTATCGGCTCTGGTAGCCTTGCAAAAAGGTCGTAACCTGAGGAACCCGGAGTCATTTTCCTTGGCAACATGCCGCCGGGCAAAAGTTTCAGCCTAACATTTATTGAATCGCTCATGGCAAACTAATTTAGCCGAAATAGGGGTTGCGCACAAATAAAAATTAGCTGGCGGTGGGACTTGAACCCACAACCTGCGCATTACGAGTGCGCTGCTCTACCGACTGAGCTACGCCAGCTTTTGAAATTCATATTTAGCGTAAATCGCCCGATTCGCAACAGAAAAATTTGCTCATTCGCCTATCCGAAGGACGCCGTTGCCGTTAACGAAGATGAAGTATCCCTTTCCGGGAAGAAGTTTCTCAACGCGAACATAAGAGGTATCGTCGGCGTCGTAAGCGTAAACATATCTGTATGAACCGAGAAGCCCGGATGGATATGTCCTGAGGTTGCGAACCGGAATGTTCGAAGGAGTAGCGGGAACCCCGATAAGATTCCAGCCTGTGTGAACAGGAATGTCAAACGACCTTGCAGGTAGTCCGCCGCTTATTTCATACATCGTGTCGGCGAGCGAAAGAACCCAATAGCCATATCCCGGCTCGATGGTATATGCTCGTTCGTATATGAATCCTCCGCTCTCCTCGTCGTAAACCCACCTGTAGGCAAAGCTATCCGCGGA
Coding sequences within:
- the dut gene encoding dUTP diphosphatase, with amino-acid sequence MSDSINVRLKLLPGGMLPRKMTPGSSGYDLFARLPEPIILRPGEWKAIPVGFIIELPEGFEAQIRPRSGLALRFGLAMLNSPGTIDSDYRGEVRVILANLGNEEVTIKNGDRVAQMIISRVYSCEFELVEELIPTVRNEGGFGSTGV